GCCCCTACGAACACCGGGTGGTGCTCCACCAAGGCACGACGACGGTCAATGGCCCGCATCAGGGTGCGCTCGTCGATACGCCGGCCGGTGACTTTTGGTTCCTGCATTTTCAGGACTGCGATGCCTACGGTCGGGTGGTGCATCTGCAGCCGGTGAATTGGGTCGACGACTGGCCCATGATGGGGGCGCTGCCCACCGATGCGTCCGCTCCGGGTGAGCCGGTGCTCGTCCATGCGAAACCGATCCCGGGGGCCGCGCCGGTGGTTCCGCCCACCAGCGACGATTTCAGCGCCGCGACTCTCGGGCTCCAATGGCAGTGGCAGGGCAATGCGCAGCCGGAGTGGTATGCACTCACCACGCGTCCGGGGGCCCTCCGCCTCTTCGCCCAAACCGAGCCGTATCCAGAAAACCTCTACCTCGCGCCGCACCTGCTCCTGCAGAAATTTCCCGCGCCGGCCTTCACCGTCACCGTGCGCTGTGAGATTGCGGCTGCGGCCGCCGCGCCTGGCCTCTCCGCCGGTCTCATCATCTTTGGTTATGACTACGCCTGGGTCGGCCTGCGCCAGACCGCCGATGGACTCGTGTTCTGCCATGCGCGCAACCTCGATGCCGTCGAAGGCCAAGCACAGGCCTTGGAGGTGCTCAGCCCCGTCCCGGCCCAATCGGGATGGTTGCGCGTCACGGTCGCGGCCGACGCCGTCTGCCATTTCAGCACCAGCACTGACGGCCAGACCTTTACGCCCGTCGGCGCCGCCTTCACGGCGCGCTGCGGCAAATGGGTGGGCGCCAAGGTGGGCCTTTTCGCCTCCCAAACGGCCGCGCCGGCGATGGTGGCCGCCGCCCCGACCGCGGTCGATTTTCTGGACTTCACCGTCACCCCCTAAGCTGCCCAGCCCCTGCCATGACTCCGCTTCGCACCTTGCTGTTTTTGCTGCTGCCGGCCCTCGCCGCGAGCACCTCGTTGTTTGCCACCGAGCTCGAACCCATTGCGCCGATCGAGGCTCCCTTTCCCATGCCGCAACTGCAGCGTCCGGTGTTTCCCGACCGGGTCGTCGACATCACCGCCCATGGTGCGGTGCCCGGTGGTGAGGTGAAGAACACCGCCGCTTTCGCCGCCGCCATCGCGGCCTGCGCCGAGGCCGGCGGTGGTCGGGTGCTGGTGCCAGCGGG
This portion of the Actomonas aquatica genome encodes:
- a CDS encoding glycoside hydrolase family 43 protein; its protein translation is MPTGSFSSPALLDDSAPWSPDLGDGTYRNPVLYADYSDPDAIRVGDDFYLIASSFSAVPGLPVLHSRDLVNWRLLGHALPRLVPEAHFATPRHGGGVWAPSLRHHDGRFWIFYPDPDFGLYCLTATDAAGPWSEPHLVVRGSGLIDPCPLWADDGQLYLIHGWAKSRSGICNVLTLLRLSADGRRVEEDCGVVIDGEQVAHPGFHTLEGPKLYQRHGWTYVFAPAGGVSVGWQSVFRARDPRGPYEHRVVLHQGTTTVNGPHQGALVDTPAGDFWFLHFQDCDAYGRVVHLQPVNWVDDWPMMGALPTDASAPGEPVLVHAKPIPGAAPVVPPTSDDFSAATLGLQWQWQGNAQPEWYALTTRPGALRLFAQTEPYPENLYLAPHLLLQKFPAPAFTVTVRCEIAAAAAAPGLSAGLIIFGYDYAWVGLRQTADGLVFCHARNLDAVEGQAQALEVLSPVPAQSGWLRVTVAADAVCHFSTSTDGQTFTPVGAAFTARCGKWVGAKVGLFASQTAAPAMVAAAPTAVDFLDFTVTP